The genomic window TGTGAAGTGGGTTTCCTTACATTCTAAAAAAGCAAGAGAATAGAACAATCTAGCTCATACAaaacatatatatctatatatatatgcaataaaCATTTCGGCATTGCTCATTGAAGTGGAATGACTCCCCTTTCCGCTTGAACAATCAAAAGAGAAATCCCAAGGCAGAGAATATTCCAAAGAGCACCTACCTAAGTCTCGCCGCCATACTCCACGAAACTAATTACGTGTTCCATTGAAGGAGCTCAATTGTTTAACAGACCCCCAAGGTGCGCATACGCAGGTCCACcgtcatatttcaaaaaatatataaaacaaaatcagaaCCCACTTAGATGGGTAGTCCCGCACGATACTGGACTTATACAATCTAAATTTTAATCTGAACTCATGTCTGCCTTAATTCCATGCAATGTTAATGTgcgttttaacttttaagcaaCCTTTTTTTGACAATATAATTACACTGAAACTTTGcaattacaatatatatatatatatatatatagatagatagatagagagagagagagagagagagagagagagagagagagagggtgctgcTGTCTCGTTCAAATGTGATTGAAAATGGGATCCATGATTTTGAGTTCCTGTTTGCCTCGTCCTTCGAATGGTTGCACTTGGGGAAGACGCTTTGAGATAAGTGTACACTGTTCTTCTACTTGCCCAAAGTTTGAGAATATCGCCAGATCCAACGTTGAAGCACAAGTGAAATCAAATCCTACCATTACAGCAGCCTTGCTTCCGCTTCATTTTCTCTCTATTTCCTGCCCGGTACTTGCTTTGACACTAATAAATATAAGGTGAAACTTTCATCGCGAATCTGTATCCATTGCGACGGGAATCCTTcatatcatgttctttgtgcCCCACAACCTGGTTAAAAATTCTTACAGCATGTACAACTTTACAGAAGAGATAAACAATTATCGTGATCAATGGATCAAACTTTAAATCAATTTTTGCCGACAAAACGATGTCTTTAGAGCCATGCACTTATCTTTTTCGCGCGTAGGAAATCATACACAAGTTGAATAATATGATTTGGTTACCTACTTATGTTAACCACACAGACATATAGAAATCTGTTCTTAGGTCTTTTGCCAGTTGATTGAAGCCATGTGcatatatcagatttgaaatGGGTCCAACCAAGAACACTGGCGCCATTGATCACACAGTTAAATGTATGTCTCAATGTCAATAAAATATTTACTGCGTACTTACACTGCAGAAGGAAATTAGAAAATTGGAACTTCCCACCCAAATCAAACAAGTAATAATGACCTTACTTGATCTGAAGGTGATAGAAAGTCTTTCAGAGAGCACCAAAGGGTTCCATTTTTTTGACTTAGATAAACAGAGATTCAAAATTTCGAACTTCAGGTGGCTGGTCCTTGTTTGGTGGATCCAGACACTTCTGCAAAACCCGCTGCCTAGAAGTCAGGAACCAAATGTCATAATTAACTAAATAGTTAAGAAAGAAACGAGACCATCCTTTGTTACCTTAGCTATGATTAGCAGCTCGCCCCATTCATGTGATCGACAAAGtgagtttatactttatatcaTTCAGAGAACTCATTTACGCCATATTCCTcgtgttattttcttttttctggaaGAACTAAACTATAAGCCTGTAACAAATTTAAATTATGGAGTAATTTAAATACTCGGTTAACAGTGCAGTTATCAATCTATAGATGGATTTGACAGTTGAAGCAAAGGTTGAATGaatttggaaaagaagaaaccaaaaaggaaatagaaaaagagaaagttgaaCTCATGAGGGTGACAAGGAACCAGGTTAATGATTGTCCACCGCCATACCGCGTCGACGCATTTTTggctaaaattatataaatatagacAATGCTTCTTGCTCAAAAAACGCAGACACTTTTTGTTGACTGTGAAAAGAAGGTTCGgccaaaatcatggatgcgtGCCTGGACGTTGCATGAGAACGGGAAGCACCTCGGTGAAAGAGTTGGAACTCAACCTTTTCATGCCTCCTACTCTGCACCACCTTTTTTCTACTTCAAGCTTCTATATATGAataaagacacacacacacacacacagaaggggagagagagagcacaaagTATATAGATGCAGGAGGAAAACAATGAAAGATAATTTAGAGGCTGGTACTTGTCGAGCTGAACAGAAACAGACTCCTGCTAGAAGTCTGGCTGTACCTTGAAGACTGCATATTAGTTGTTGCAGAAGAAAAATGTTGCAGCAGCAGAGAGCCGCTGTTCCTGTTACAGCTGTTTGAATGTTCACATGGTTCCATGGGCAGAAAAAGGTGGAGGAATGAAATTCAGAGCCAACCAGCGGAAGGAAAGCAGAAGAGAAGGTATCAGGAATACTTGTAGCACAGTAGCAGTTACCTCTGCAACGATTACGAGTCCTCCAAGAGGCTATGCACCAATGGGGCTCCCCTCATGGCTCACCTTCCTCTGTTCATGATTCAAAGAGCTACAAATTTCATCTAATGTACAGCTGCTCCTCGCCCTTGCGGCGCTCAACCTCGCCCTTCTGGTTCTTACATCGCATGAAATGTGTAGTTTAGATAATTTGATGTCTTCTGTACtctattttcttcttatatatgtataagatcATATTGCATGCATGACATGCTTGGTTGCATACATGTGGGTTTGTCTGATCTGTGATCTGAACTTTAAGCAAAACATTCCTCAAAATCCAAATTAGGGTGTCAAACACGGTCGGGTCTATTCCATTACCAACCCAAAACCAGAGCCGATTAGTTGGCCAAGAAAACACTATAGTACTAGTTATTAGACTCAGATCTGTCACGCAGTTCCTGTCTAAATCCTAATCtccaaaccaaatccaaaatgttGTTAggaatccaaattcgaatatACATAGATTCCAGATCTTGGGTATAGTCGGACTCGGATTTAGATAAAAAGATTACATTAGATCCCGATCCATTTGCCTTCCTGGACGATCCGAAGGTATCAATAGTAGGGCGGCGTCGTCTTGCCCATAATAATTGCGTCTCCGTCTTCATCAAAACGACATCATCACCAAGCGCGAACCGGAGGTCCGTCGCTTGGCAATCCCAAAGATGACGAAACTGCCCTTTCCTCTGCTccctcccctcctcctccccctcctcatCTTCGGCGTCGCCGCCGCGGCGATCAGCCCACGGCCTCAGCCGATAAGCGCGTTGGAGATCCCGATGATCTCCCAGGTACGACGGTCCCGCTTTACCTTGTTTTCGCCCCCTTTTTCTTGAAATCGCGAGCTTCGGCTCCCTTCTTTTCGGGCGATCTTGTTTGGGAAGAGAGAGTGTTGCTCCGATTTTAGCTTCTGGttctgatttttccttttccgttTTGCGATGGTGGAGAAGGGAGTAGGTGGATGTTCTTACACCGTGGTCGTGAAGACGAGCTGCTCCTCGAATAAGTTGACCAGAGACCAGATCAGCCTCGCCTTTGGAGACGCCTACGGGAACCAGGTTTGAccccctttctcctttcttcccGGCATCTCTCCTTCTCGGGATGTGCAATCTCAGGTTATACTTTCCTAAGAAAAGCAAACGCTTTTACCGGGCGCGACTTCTTTACATGTTAGACGCAACAAAAGTGAACGCTTTACGAGGGACAAATGATTGTGAGATTCTTTGCCAAACAGGAGATAAGAAAAACTTTCTGACCTCGAAACTGTAGGCCATGTTTGACAGCTTCGGATTTACGATTTGAGGCTGAATTGAGATAAATCCAACTGTTTTAAACAAATGGGGGTTTAAATTTATGGTTTTCAGATTCGTTTTAGATTGAAAAACCGTGAATTGGGATCCGGAATTTTATTTGAAAACGAATAAGTTTAAAAGGTGGTTGTTGCATGTTAGGAGCTGGCAAGTCACATGGTGCAGTTAATAGTAAGGAAATGCAGATATTTCTATCAAAATTGCGCCAATTTTTGCGGGATAATCCACAAATGCACCTAATCTTCGAAACGATTTTACGATTTTGTTCTCCAATAATTATGTATCTTGCACACGTATCAGCTATAAGGTCTACTCCCCAATCGGTTGCTATTGGAAGAAGATTAAAAAATGACAGAAAATCACAAGTAGAATTTCCATGAATTTAATCACAAAATCATGCTCCTGCCATCACAGAACTCGATAAATCTgaaatttcttgaaatattggtggtttttttgtttgcattatACACAGAATTTAGACTCCCAATCATTTCCTTAGGTTTTTGCAATATACCATTCATCAGTTTGATGGCTGCAGTCAGTCATTTAAGCTCTCGGATAACTAGTTCACGGTATTGGCCATCTAAAAACAGTCTATCTTACGTGAACCATGCATCTATTGTTTGATTGTTCGGATGATATTATCCAAGactttttttcttacaaaatgtATCAAATATGAGGTTGATTCCGAAAGATTCATCTACTTTATGTCCGAACGAGTTTTCCCTGATTTCAGTTCGTAATCTAGCTGGTTTTACTTTGCATTCAAGAGAACCACAAACTAGGAAACAAGGGGTGCTATAAAACTGAGGTCTATTAAACTCTTAAGAATTCTCAAATGTCCTTGATGTAAGACTATTTTAAGTTGATGCGAGAAAGATCGCGATTGAACTTAATAAGGATGATAAAAAGAAGGCCCCAGcgcaaaatattaaaattgcGAAAGTTAACTTTTCTCTAGGGGGATCTTTGATTCACTTGGAACCAATGGAATTTTAGGAAACGGGAATTGCCTTcccaaacaaaattttgattctgtaATTATTGACTCATTCTAGActcaaaattatgaaattatgtTCCCATCTTATGGGGTGAAATTATGATTGTATAATTCTGGaattttttcatctatttttagAGGCATAAGCCATGAAGACTCGTGAATTCTTAACTCTCATTTCATTtaacaaataatttttaattgtagaatcaaaatttcatattatcAAACTCAAAGAATAATTGAAACGAAAActttcattccaattccaggttGAGGTGGAAATTTGGTTCTGGAATTTGGATTTCAGAATTAAAATTGTAAGACATCGAATGGCCTCTAAAATATGAAAACTGCCCCTGACGAAAAAAAATAATACCATAGAATTAAGGGCAAATGCCCCGTCCTACCGAGTTCTTTCTTTCGCACGTAGAACCGACTTTGCACTATCAAACCTTAGACCAAATATTGCATTCTCCTTTGATATCAACTGTGACAACTGATCAATCCAAGATTAACTTTATTTTTGGTCTAGCAAATTCTAAACTGCTTTATAGTTGGCTTCAATTTGCACCCAAAAGAGTAGGATACCGAGTGAGAATTATAAACTCCTCAGGAATTAGCTAATAGCTACTTATCAATATAAACTCTTGCTTTTAGGTCCTCCCACAAAAGGTGTTACTTACACCAACTCTGTGCTCAATATACTAATTAATCTCATCCAAGTCTACATGCAGTTCCTTTAGAATCCATGTTGCACTTGAGAATTGTCAAATTAAAGGATGTTCACTCAGTATGTCTGTGTGTGTTCGCGtgcgtgtgcatgtgtgtgtgcacattgTAAGATGTTTAATATATGTTATCTTTAACCAAGCAGGTCTATGCACCAAGGCTGGATGACCCATCTTCAGGTACATTTGAGAGGTGCTCCACAGACACCTTCAAGATAACTGGGCCATGCACCTATGAGATCTGCTACTTCTACCTGCTAAGGATGGGGAGAGATGGCTGGAAACCAGAACAGGTCAAGGTCTACAGCCCCAACTCCAGAGCCGTAACTTTCTACTATGACATGTTCCTCCCAAATGGTGTTTGGTATGGCTTCAACTTGTGCAGCGGCAGCTCGGCCGCAGCCACGTAATTATAACAGTTTGAGGATGTGATTATCATTGTTATTGCAAGTTTCTCAACTGTCATGTGTTTGGAGTACTTGGACGCATCTAAGTACTCTAAGCTGGAAGCTATTTTTATATCTTTGCTTGTGTCTAGAGGCTGGGCGAAGCTTTACGTTTCTATATAATCTAAGGATGTAAATGTGAAGTGATCGGGCTGTCCTGGGGTGCATATGGGAAAAATAATAAGATTTGATTTGTATCGGACCCATAATGCAAATAAAAATGTGAACTACCAATGCATGAGGTCTTGTTTGATTACATGTTATTTGGACTTGGACTGAGTATTCGAACATCATATTTAGTCAGTTTCCAATCCAATTAAACCGGATTCTTGAATCTCCAGGCTCTGTGTGTTTGCATCTTCGGTAGCAAGGTTCTTGCTTTCACATAAACCAACATAATGAAGTCCGAATGCATCTCCCTTTTCTCTTCAAGTGTAATAATTTTAGCATTACCTGGTGAAATTTTCTTGATATGTTAGCTCATATAGAGTTACTTTGGGTAATAAATAGGGGAAAGAAACACTATAATTTTAAAACTAGTTCTGGCTCTTGACCAAATTTGCTCATCCTGTGGAACGGTGTAGCATTTATGTGGGCGGGGACCCAACAGAAAAGGCCTAAATAAGCTAATATATAGTCATTAAACACGGTTGTTATTCACAGCGCCTGTAGCTCAGTGGATAGAGCGTCTGTTTCCTAAGCAGAAAGTCGTAGGTTCGACCCCTACCTGGCGCGTAAATTATTTCATCTTCGTTTCTCCATTTTGACATTCCCATGTGAGCGCATACTCTTTTAATCTGGAAGTTTTCTACATGAATATAAGTGTGCTTAATGTTTCCATCTTGGTCAGGCCATACTTTTCTCAGCTTACGCGTTTTAATAATGCGGTGATCTttgcttttctcctttttccatCTTGAGAAAGCATTTTCTCATGGGTAGACCCTTCTGTTATGAAGGGGCCGGAGCACGATTTCCTTTTGTAAAAGGTCGACAAATCTCGGAGTTCGTATTTCACATACAATGCGCCTGTAGCTCAGTGGATAGAGCGTCTGTTTCCTAAGCAGAAAGTCGTAGGTTCGACCCCTACCTGGCGCGATATTTCTCCTCCGTTCAACCATTTTACGCTTTTCCAACTTCTAAATTTCAAAGCCTTTAATAGTTCTTTATCTATTCtaagcaaaaaaaggaaaaaaaaaatctttttttttctgcaaattggGCTGCTATTTTCTTTCCTAATGCTCACCATTCGTTGACATTTACAACTACCAAGTGACTACACCTACTAAGTGACTTCACGCTTTGagatttagttatttttatCGGGCTGAAAGGAATCAAATCCATCACTAGTTCTAGTTCCACCTGATTCTGATTCTCTGAGACGAAGGTTAGGTTGCTGGCGATAAAGAAAAGGTATAAACAAGGGGATGCTGGAGAACCTTCACTGAGAATCAGGCGAGTTAGTGATGACATTAAGTTCAAAGCCAAGAACCAGCCACTTGCTCTCCTTTTCGTGTAGCGGCACATTGTATTCCTGAATTATAAGAGATTGTCGTTTTCCTTTTGGTTGGTACTTGGTAGCTTGAAGGtagcaataaattttttaaccaAAAGTGCGGATGGCTAGAGGTGATTCCTGAGTTAACTTGTTCAAGCTGGTGCGTGTTACGAGTAGAACAGGACTCGAATGAGATATGCAGAAGCAGAACCCCCATTCGAGCTTGAACAGCTCGATCATGGTTCTTTAAAGCTCCTAAAAAGATAGGAATCTTCCGCCATTTTCACCGTATTTGTGAAGCATTTACTGCCATTCTTCCATGACCCACCTACTTTTCATCTACCGGCTACCACTTGTCATGGAAGACCCACCTGCCATTGCTTCGACTTATTGTGGAGGCAGAAACTGCAATTGCAGACGGAGGCTATTAAATCTCCACCGCCCTTAGAGAGCTTTCAGTTGTCACCACCATCATCACCATAGCCACCATCATCACCATAGCCACCACCATCAACGAAACTATGTCTATAGTGGCAGAAATCCCGGGCTTCATACAGATCTTTTCCGACGGCACCGTCACCCGGTTCTCCCCGGAGATAGCTCAACCATCACCGGTTGTCTCCAGAGGCTACAAATCCAAAGACATCGTCATCAATCCACTGAAACCCATCTCCGCCAGGATCTTTCTCCCACAAACGGCCGATTCCGCGCCCCTCCCCGTCGTCCTCTACTTCCACGGCGGCGGCTTCTGCTTCGGCTCCACCACCTGGCTCGGCTACCACTACTTCCTCGGCACCCTCTGCACCAAATCCCAGTGCATTGTGCTCTCCGTGGAGTACCGGCTGGCACCGGAGCACAGGATTCCGGCGGCGTACGAGGACTGTCACGAGGCGGTCACGTGGCTGAGCTCCAAAGGAAGCGCCGGCGACGAATGGCTGTCGCAGGCGGATCTCCGGCGAGTGTTCTTAATGGGGGACAGCGCCGGCGCGAACATTGTGCACCACGTATGCCTGCGTGTTCTGTCTTCCAAAGCAGAGAAGGTGAAGATCGGGGGACTTTCCCTGATCCATCCTTACTTTGGGAGCGAGGAAAGGCTGGAGAAGGAGAGCACAGAGGCCACGAAAGTCAGCGACGCGCTTTGGCAGCTGAGTTTGCCGGTGGGATCGAACAGAGATCACTTCGCCTGCAACTTCGAGACGGCTGAGGATGGGAAAGAAGTAGACTGGAGCAAGTTTCCTGCTACTCTGGTGCATGTAGCAGGGGAGGATCTGTTGAGCCAGAGAGGGGTGATGTATGAGGGGTTCTTGAAGAGGAAGGCGGTGAAGGAGGTGGAGCTGGTGCTGCAAGAGGGCCAGCCCCATGTTTACTTCTTATTCAGCCCAGAAGATGCCGCCACCACAAGCCTGCATGAGAAATTGTATCAGTTCATACATCGCCTTGACTGATTGGCGTCTGTTCCACCTAGTTTTCAATTTCAGAAGCAATAATAAATCAAATCTCTGTTTCAGTGATTACAGACAAAGATGAACCATTATAGGTGTTTTCTATCGAAAAGAATGCTTGCTTTGGTGGTTGTAAGATTTATCATACTCTGGAAGTTGTATAATCTTATCTAAGCAGCTAAACAAGTGAACAGAGAAGCTGCGTCTAGTTAGTGGACATTGAAGATTGAGTCCTTAATGTGCAAAAATCTAGAACTTTTGGACTTTCATAGGACAAAAACTGATGCACTTACATTGCTTTTGTTCCTAGTTGTTTTCTCTTGATAGACGCTATACTCTTTGAGAAGGAACTCCGACCAGTTTTTGCTCCTTTGTTGCGACCAGAAATTCCTAAACTCTTTGTCGGAAAAAGTATGCAGTTTCTCACGGTCTTACCTTCTATTTTCCACTGAATCTCTTCCTTCAACGGCGACCGACATAGATTCCGTGGCGTCTCCACTGGAAATCTTCAAAATTAATGGGGAAAAGCTGCCAATTCTGCTCGAACGTAAATGGAAAATTTCCAATCCCCTTGGCCTCCTTTAGTTGCCGCTTGTGTCTTACAGGCATGCCAAAATCCTAATCCTTGACATGGTAATCTTCAATACGCGGATTTCTTTATATATTTCAATTGCAAACATTGAGTTAGCCTCTATGAGGTTTTATGATGTCTGCATATGTGTGGTGTGAATGGCTCTCATGTATTTGCCCAGATGCCCACAAGAGGATTTCATGCAACAGAAGAGCACGAGATACCAAAAAACATAGCTGTCAACATAGGCTTGGTTTTTTGGCAGGATTCAATATTgtagatagtttttttttgcaTCGAGGTCAAGAGATAAAGAGTCCTTTGCATGTTCCAATATCAGCTCATATGAAGAATTCAGTTGAGGCAACATCATTTTTCTTGCTCTTAAAGATTGGCATCGGATTTGGAAGAATGTTAACAACTTAATATTCACACGGGATGTTGACAACTTAACTGTATTTGTAAGCACAAGAGGTGAGGTTCATCATCAAGCACAGTTAGATCATACCAAAAAATATCCATTTCATGGTTCTAAAAATCTTCCCTCCATtagacaaatatatataaataaagtacATTTTGTAAGCTGGGTGTGTACAATTGCGCACAACATCCGCAACCTACTAGCTTTACTTATCGGAGGAGGTGACTGTCGCCTTCTTCATGAAGCCCTCTGGTTGGACTCTCAGCAAGGAGCTGCTTCCACCTTTGTATCGATCTCCTCGGGCTGGAGAAGAGTCGTCATCAACGAACTGAGCACTATAAGCCCGAATAAGTCTGCAACCCTGCAACCCGATTCGGTTGGAACCATTGGGCACCCTGTTTCTCTCTTCTGCCTCAAACAAAGGCGGAAGGAGGAAACTTAAaaaagcgttttttttttcttttaatagcgtttttttttcttttaattccaTCAAAGCCTAAATGTGATCTACAACTATATTCAATGACATTCAGTGAACGCTTGCACATATATAGGTGACTTTTAAGTACAAGTCTAGTCCCTTTTTATGCAACTCAAGCTTGGCATGCCAAGCAcattgaaactatagttcagccTCTGGCGACAAAGATGTACGAGTGCAAGAAGTGTTATCGCTGGTTTCGTTGGTTTCAAGCACTAGGTAGCCATAGTAGCCGATGCAAGATGCAATGCTCTGACGTTGGTGGGCGTTTTGTTCAGAAGCGCTCGGTGACGGTGGGCCGCCATGAGTGCTCTATTTGCAGAAGGTGCATCTTGACTGGCCAAGCTTTAGGTGGACATATAACCTTGTAGAGGCAGTCGACCAAAAATGTGGGCAGAAAGAAGCCTCTTAACCTACCACCACGTCAAGCGTTCACTCAATTCAATATCATCGTACTTTGATCATATTTAGTTTTTGatggaatttaaaaaaaacaaacgcTTTCCTCCTTTCGCCTCTGTTTGAGGTAGAAGGGAGAAACAAGGTGCCCAATGGTTCCAACTCGAAAACTGAGGGATATAAGACCGAATAGAGTCCCCAACCCAATATAAGTCCAACCCAAAAACTGAGTGATATAACCCTGAATCAAGTCCGAAACCCGATATAAGTCCAACCCGAAAACTGAGCGATATAAGCCCGAATCAAGTCCCAATATAAGTCCAACCTGAAAACTGAGTGATATGACCCCGAATGAAGTCCGAAACCCGATATAAGTCCAATGCGAAAACTGAGCGATGTAAGCCCGAATCGAGTCCGCAACCTGATTCGGTTGTTCAGCTCCACTTCCTCCACTTTATGGGATCTGGGGCCTTTCCTTGCCGTCACCCATAGATTGAACCAAATTATCGTAACAGATAAAGTATAGGAAGGGGCGTGGCTTTggtaagagagggagaggtctccatcttcttcttcttcttcttcttgtacaAAGAAAAGGGCGACCGCATCCTAAGCTCTGGATGTGATGACGAGGGGGGAAGGGGTTGAGGGGGCCATAAAATTTGAGGTCGTGGCATCAACTTGGGATCACTCGGTCTTTAATCAAATCTCACTCGcaagtgaaaaatgttttgttttatattcaaatttctGCATAGCAGAGCTGGACTCATCTTTTTCTCTGGTAAATAAATGTGGACTTTTTTGATAATCCCATCAAGTACAGTGCGTTCACCGAGTTATGCTGCGGCTAGCTTGGTGAATTCCCGATGATTGCTTCGACCCCTTTTCAACTAGAATCACCTGAAcacttccatttttcttttgtgtcaCCCAAATGCAaagggatgtaaatggtttgGGTTCGGCCTGGATTGAACTTTGATGAAATTTGACTTAGATCGAAGGCTTTGTGATCAGATTCAGCCTCCCTTTGCGTTTCTATGTTCAAAACCAGGAAAGGAACCTGCTAACATATGATGTAACGTGTCCCAGAGTTTGCATTTTTATCACATCCCAATTGAAAAGGGGTCGAAGCAATCCCCGGGAATCCACCAAGCTAACCTCAACACAACCTAGTGAACGCGCAGTACTTGATGGGATTATCAAAAGCGTCCGCATTTATTTACCAGAGAAAAAGACAAGTCCAGCTCTGCTATGTAATGTTCAAGGTGCATTCCAACGCATAGCATAAAAGTGTTCAAAACTCTCCTCCTTCCAAAATGTGCCTCGCAAACATTGAGTGGAAACAGATTAGATATAATCTGTCAGTGGATCAAAACTTCAAACTTTATTGTAGTGgagatttcttttcct from Nymphaea colorata isolate Beijing-Zhang1983 chromosome 6, ASM883128v2, whole genome shotgun sequence includes these protein-coding regions:
- the LOC116255550 gene encoding embryo-specific protein ATS3A-like isoform X1, producing MTKLPFPLLPPLLLPLLIFGVAAAAISPRPQPISALEIPMISQKGVGGCSYTVVVKTSCSSNKLTRDQISLAFGDAYGNQVYAPRLDDPSSGTFERCSTDTFKITGPCTYEICYFYLLRMGRDGWKPEQVKVYSPNSRAVTFYYDMFLPNGVWYGFNLCSGSSAAAT
- the LOC116255550 gene encoding embryo-specific protein ATS3A-like isoform X2; the protein is MTKLPFPLLPPLLLPLLIFGVAAAAISPRPQPISALEIPMISQGVGGCSYTVVVKTSCSSNKLTRDQISLAFGDAYGNQVYAPRLDDPSSGTFERCSTDTFKITGPCTYEICYFYLLRMGRDGWKPEQVKVYSPNSRAVTFYYDMFLPNGVWYGFNLCSGSSAAAT
- the LOC116256291 gene encoding probable carboxylesterase 17 — translated: MSIVAEIPGFIQIFSDGTVTRFSPEIAQPSPVVSRGYKSKDIVINPLKPISARIFLPQTADSAPLPVVLYFHGGGFCFGSTTWLGYHYFLGTLCTKSQCIVLSVEYRLAPEHRIPAAYEDCHEAVTWLSSKGSAGDEWLSQADLRRVFLMGDSAGANIVHHVCLRVLSSKAEKVKIGGLSLIHPYFGSEERLEKESTEATKVSDALWQLSLPVGSNRDHFACNFETAEDGKEVDWSKFPATLVHVAGEDLLSQRGVMYEGFLKRKAVKEVELVLQEGQPHVYFLFSPEDAATTSLHEKLYQFIHRLD